The following coding sequences lie in one Microtus ochrogaster isolate Prairie Vole_2 chromosome 6, MicOch1.0, whole genome shotgun sequence genomic window:
- the C4bpb gene encoding C4b-binding protein beta chain, with translation MLCWVVCCLVWLISALDESCSELPPVDNSVFVGKEVEGQILGDFLCIKGYHLVGKQSLVLNISEEWDVSPPECRLGHCPEPVLGNGTANYSGPVNVRDKITFKCIDGYILKGSNWSQCQEDHTWAPSLPICRSRDCDPPGIPSHGYFEGGSFSSGSVVTYHCRDRYHLMGSQKLQCIDGEWNSSYPTCEPIQEAPRPAEQIALEKAILAFQESEDLCSATENFVRRLKESGLTMEELKYFLEMKKIKLKADFLLKYHS, from the exons ATGCTTTGTTGGGTTGTATGCTGTCTCGTGTGGCTGATTTCTGCCTTAGATG AGAGCTGTTCCGAACTTCCTCCAGTGGATAATAGTGTATTTGTTGGAAAGGAAGTAGAAGGACAGATTCTGGGGGATTTCCTATGTATCAAAGGCTACCACTTGGTGGGAAAGCAGTCTTTGGTCCTCAATATCTCAGAGGAATGGGATGTCTCCCCCCCTGAGTGCCGCT TGGGCCACTGTCCCGAGCCTGTACTGGGAAATGGCACGGCCAATTATTCTGGGCCTGTGAATGTGAGAGACAAAATCACGTTTAAGTGCATTGATGGTTACATCCTCAAGGGAAGCAACTGGAGCCAGTGCCAAGAGGACCACACCTGGGCACCTTCCCTACCCATATGCCGAAGTA GAGACTGTGACCCTCCTGGGATTCCGAGCCATGGCTATTTTGAAGgaggctctttttcttctggatCTGTTGTTACCTATCACTGTCGAGACAG GTACCACTTAATGGGCTCACAGAAGCTGCAATGCATTGATGGGGAGTGGAACAGTTCGTATCCTACCTGTGAGCCCATTCAGGAAGCCCCCAGACCGGCTGAGCAGATTGCACTCGAGAAAGCAATT CTTGCCTTTCAGGAGAGCGAGGACCTTTGCAGTGCCACAGAGAACTTTGTGAGAAGACTGAAGGAAAGCGGACTAACGATGGAGGAACTGAAGTATTTCCTGGAGATGAAGAAAATTAAGTTGAAGGCAGATTTTTTGCTGAAATATCATAGCTAA